The Paenibacillus polymyxa M1 DNA segment TGTCCCGCGAACTGGGAGAAATGAACGGCGACACTACGTTGTTTGATATGTCAGTTCGAATTGAAAGTATTGTAACAGGGCAAAAAGGCTTGAAACCGAATGTGGATTTTTATTCTGCTTCCGTATATACCCAGCTGGGTATTAAGAGGGATTTGTTTACTCCTATCTTTGCTATGAGCCGTGTATCGGGGTGGACTGCACATATTTTAGAGCAGTATGAAAATAACCGTTTGATTCGTCCTCGTGCCGAATACACAGGCCCAATGGATCAAAAATATGTGTCACCAGAGTTGCGCTAACCTTTGGAGGAAGATTGAGGTTGTATACCCTGAATTTAAAAAATAAGGTACAATAGAAGGGTCGGCGAGAGATGTAATTTTTTGTCTATGATAAAGATCATGTCTTTCGTCCTGTACCCATTCATATCTGAGGAGGAAAAGGAACTTATGGCGAAATTTGAAAAGTTTGAGCTCCCAACTGAAGGCGAAAAAATTACGATTGATAACGGTCAACTGCAGGTTCCAAACCATCCGGTCATTCCGTTTATCGAAGGTGACGGCACAGGTCGCGACATCTGGAAAGCTTCCAAGCGCGTACTGGACGCAGCTGTAGAAAAAGCATATAACGGCACGAAAAAGATTGCCTGGTATGAAGTATTCGCTGGTGAGAAAGCTTTCAATACATACGGCGAGTGGCTCCCTAACGATACGTTGGAAGCCATCCGTGAGTATATTGTAGCCATTAAAGGTCCACTTACGACACCTATTGGCGGTGGTATCCGTTCATTGAATGTGGCATTGCGCCAAGAACTGGATTTATACGTATGTCTGCGTCCTGTTCGTTACTTTAACGGTGTCCCGTCTCCAGTAAAACGTCCTGAGTTGGTGGACATGGTCATTTTCCGTGAGAACACAGAAGATATCTACGCAGGGATCGAATATGCCGAAGGGTCCGAAGACGTGAAAAAGGTGATTCAGTTCCTTCAGCAAGAGCTGGACGTGAATAAAATCCGTTTCCCTGAAACTTCAGGAATTGGGATCAAGCCAGTGTCTTCCGAGGGTTCAAAGCGTCTGGTACGGGCAGCTATTCAGTATGCTGTTGACCACGGACGCAAGAGTGTAACGCTCGTACACAAAGGTAACATTATGAAATTTACCGAAGGTGCCTTCAAGAACTGGGGCTATGAAGTAGCCGAGCAAGAATTTGCAGATAAAGTATTTACTTGGGCCCAGTATGATGTCATCAAGGAAAAAGAAGGTGAGGATGCGGCAAATGCAGCTCAAAAAGCAGCTGAAGATGCGGGCAAAATCATTATCAAGGATGCGATTGCTGATATTGCACTTCAGCAGGTGCTGACTCGTCCTTCTGAATTTGATGTCATTGCTACGCTGAACCTGAACGGGGACTATCTGTCCGATGCTCTTGCTGCTCAAGTTGGTGGAATTGGTATCGCGCCAGGTGCAAACATTAACTATGTAACCGGGCATGCTATCTTTGAAGCTACACATGGTACAGCTCCAAAATATGCTGACAAAGACGTAGTGAACCCAGGTTCCGTAATTCTGTCCGGCGTCATGCTGCTAGAACACTTGGGTTGGAAAGAAGCAGCTGACCTGATTTACAAAGGACTGGAGACGTCCATTAATAAGAAGATTGTAACTTATGACTTTGCCCGTCTGATGGATGGTGCTACACAGGTGAAATGCTCCGAGTTCGCGGATACCATTATTAGTAACCTGTAAGGAAGGGGAATACTACTTGACCATTCAACGCAAAAAAATATCCATTGTTGGCGCCGGTTTTACCGGTGCCACTACCGCATTGCTGCTGGCTCAAAAGGAGTTAGGTGATATCGTACTCATCGATATTCCGCAACTAGAGAATCCGACTAAAGGCAAAGCGCTTGATATTTTGGAAGCTGGTCCAGTGCAGGGATTTGACACCCAGATCATGGGCACTTCTAATTACGAGGATGCAGCCGACTCGGATATCGTCATTATTACAGCCGGGATCGCGCGCAAGCCGGGTATGAGCCGTGATGATTTGGTCAATACGAACGCAGGAATTGTAAAATCCGTATGTGAGAATGTGAAGAAGTATGCGCCCGATTCTATCGTCATTATTCTGAGTAATCCGGTCGATGCTATGACCTATACTGCATACCAAACGCTTGATTTCCCGAAAAATCGGGTTATTGGTCAATCAGGTGTGCTGGATACAGCCCGGTATTGTACCTTTATTGCACAGGAATTGAACGTTTCGGTTGAAGACGTGCGCGGCTTCGTTATGGGTGGTCACGGTGATGATATGGTGCCGCTCGTACGCTATTCCAGCGTGGGAGGTATACCTATCGAAAACCTGATTTCTCAGGAACGTATCAAGGCGATCGTACAACGTACACGAGTGGGCGGCGGAGAAATCGTTAACCTATTGGGTAATGGCAGCGCATATTATGCTCCGGCAGCTTCGCTTGCGCAAATGACAGAAGCGATTGTAAAAGATAAAAAACGGATTATTCCAGTCATTGCTTACCTGGAAGGAGAGTATGGCTATCAGGACTTGTTCCTCGGTGTGCCTACACTTCTTGGCGGTAATGGCATCGAAAAAGTGTTCGAGTTGGAATTGACAGCCGAAGAAAAAGCAGCGCTCGATGAATCCGCTGAAGCGGTTCGCAATGTGACTAAAATAGTCAACGTATAGATCCGATTTTCTACTAAAATAGTATACTTTTACTTGAAGAGGTGTCCCCTAGCCATCGTTATGGCTGCTGGCCACCTCTTTTATTTTTTAATAGTCTATTCTTTTTCTTCCTTTTCATTTAATAT contains these protein-coding regions:
- the icd gene encoding NADP-dependent isocitrate dehydrogenase, producing the protein MAKFEKFELPTEGEKITIDNGQLQVPNHPVIPFIEGDGTGRDIWKASKRVLDAAVEKAYNGTKKIAWYEVFAGEKAFNTYGEWLPNDTLEAIREYIVAIKGPLTTPIGGGIRSLNVALRQELDLYVCLRPVRYFNGVPSPVKRPELVDMVIFRENTEDIYAGIEYAEGSEDVKKVIQFLQQELDVNKIRFPETSGIGIKPVSSEGSKRLVRAAIQYAVDHGRKSVTLVHKGNIMKFTEGAFKNWGYEVAEQEFADKVFTWAQYDVIKEKEGEDAANAAQKAAEDAGKIIIKDAIADIALQQVLTRPSEFDVIATLNLNGDYLSDALAAQVGGIGIAPGANINYVTGHAIFEATHGTAPKYADKDVVNPGSVILSGVMLLEHLGWKEAADLIYKGLETSINKKIVTYDFARLMDGATQVKCSEFADTIISNL
- the mdh gene encoding malate dehydrogenase, whose translation is MTIQRKKISIVGAGFTGATTALLLAQKELGDIVLIDIPQLENPTKGKALDILEAGPVQGFDTQIMGTSNYEDAADSDIVIITAGIARKPGMSRDDLVNTNAGIVKSVCENVKKYAPDSIVIILSNPVDAMTYTAYQTLDFPKNRVIGQSGVLDTARYCTFIAQELNVSVEDVRGFVMGGHGDDMVPLVRYSSVGGIPIENLISQERIKAIVQRTRVGGGEIVNLLGNGSAYYAPAASLAQMTEAIVKDKKRIIPVIAYLEGEYGYQDLFLGVPTLLGGNGIEKVFELELTAEEKAALDESAEAVRNVTKIVNV